In the genome of Paenarthrobacter ilicis, the window TGCAGGAAGACGAACACCACCCCTTCGGCCCGGAGGACATCCCGGTACTTCCGCTTCAGCGCGGAGCACGTGATGATGGCCGGGACGCCGGCGGCGGTGTGGTCCTTGATCCACCCCGCAATGATGTCCAACCACGGCCAGCGATCCTCGTCGGTAAGGGCCTGCCCTGCCTGCATTTTTGCCACGTTGGCTTCCGGGTGGAGGTCGTCGCCCTCCGCCAGATCCCAGCCGAGCTTGCCGGCAAGTACACCGGCCACCGTGGATTTTCCTGATCCGGACACGCCCATGATCACCAGTACGGGTTGTTGCGCAGTCTTCGCCATCAAAGTCTGCCTTCCTCGAATAAATATGATTTAACCGAGGTCAAGCATATGACACGGGTAACACCACGGCAATGTCAAAAGCCTGCGATGGTGCTCGGTCCGTTCACCGGGACAACATGGAAGGCTTCAGCACTGGCCCCCGCCGGCAGGCCACCGCGCTCTGCGTTGCGGCACATCAGTGTCCTGACCACGCGTTCCATGGCCTCAAGGTCGGGGTGCTGGCTGGCGTGGACCCTGATGGCTTCCAGCTTTGCATCAACATGGCAGGAAACATCCACAAAATGGTTTTCCCTGGCATCGGGACTGGTGATGAACCAGAGCCATGGCAGCTTGTAGGCCTCCAGGCCGGCCTCTGCCAGCTCCGGATACGCGAAAGGATTCTCGACGGCTGGATACACCGCGCGCGTCACAATTTCGCCCGCCGCAAGGTGGTCCGGGTGGCTCTTTTGCAAGCGGTCCCAGTTCCGCTCCGGGTGCATGGTGAGCACAATGTCCGGCCTGACCTCACGGATCAGCTTCACCACCTTCTTGATGACACTGTGTGACGGTTCAAGGTATCCGTCGCGCTCGTGCAGGTAGTGGATGTCATGGACACCCACCATGGCTGCCGCACGCTGTTGTTCGCCAGCGCGCAGTTCAGTGATCTTGTCCCGGTCCGCAGGATCGAAGCCCCCCGCGTCGCCGTCGGTCATGATGCAGTAGATCACCTGCACGCCGGCTGCAGTCCAGGCCGCGATGGTTCCCGCGGCGCCAAAGTCAATGTCATCGGGGTGGGCGGTAAAACAAAGCACCCGCTCGACGCGCTCCGTGGAGGCGTCGAACGGGCTCTTTGCTGACGCAGTGCCAGTACTCAAAAGGGTCAGGCCTTTCGCTTCTTGATTTCTGCCGTTGCCTGCGGGAGCACCGTGAAGAGGTCACCTACGATGCCATAGTCCGCAATTTCGAAGACCGGTGACTCTGCATCTTTGTTGATGGCAACAATCACCTTGGACGTCTGCATTCCGGCCTTTTGCTGGATCGCTCCGGAGATGCCGGCCGAGATGTAAAGCTGCGGTGACACGGTGACACCGGTCTGGCCTACCTGTGCGTCGTGGCCAATCCAGCCCGCGTCCGTCGCAGCACGGGATGCGCCAACAGCGGCACCCAAAGCGTCGGCAAGTTCTTCCAGCGGTCCAAAGTCACCGTCCACGCCACGGCCTCCGGCCACCACGATGCGCGCTTCGCTCAGGTCCGGCCTGCCGCTGACGGGCTTCTCCGCCCGTGCCGCGACGCGCGCCGAGACGGACAGGGCCTCGGCCGGGACCTCCACGGTGACGGCAGCAGGAGCAGCGGGCACCGAGGCTTCCTCCGGCTCAACGTTGTTGGCCTTGACGGAAAGAACGGTCACCGGCGTGGTGGCCTTTGCCTTGGTGGTGTACGAACCCGCCAGGACGGACTTGTGGGCCGTTCCATCGGCGTCAACACCCACCACATCGGTGATCACACCTGCAGAAAGCCGGATGCCCAGCCGGGCTGCGATTTCCTTGCCTTCGGGAGAGTTGTCCAGCAACACTGCCGTTGCGCCCGCGGCTGCTACGGCAGAGGCAATGAACGCGGCCTTCGGAGCCACCAGGTACTCATCCAGGGTGGTCAGCGACGGCCGGTAGATGGCCGTGGCGCCATAGGCACCCAAGGTTGCGGCGACGTCGTCGTTCAACTCGCCGGAAACCACGACGGCGGTCTCCCCCAGCGAGCGGGCGATCGTCAGGAGCTCAAGGCTGCTCTTCTTCAGGGCTGCCCCGGGGTTGTCAATGAAAACAAGTGCATTTGCCATGGTTGGGATCCCCTTAGAGCAGCTTCTGTGCGGCCAGGAAGTCGACCAGCTTGATGCCGGCATCTCCTTCGTCGGTAATGATGGTGCCTGCGGTCCGCGGCGGGCGCTCCTCGGCGGACTCCACCACGGTCCAGGAACCGGCCAGTCCCACCTGGGAAGCGTCAAGGCCTATGTCAGCAAGCGACAGGGAGACGATCTTCTTCTTCTTGGCGGCAAGGATGCCCTTGAAATTCGGGTACCTAGGCTCATTGATCTGGTCCGTGACCGACACAACGGCAGGCAACTGCGCCTCAATGGTTTCCGAGTAGTGTCCGGCGTCGCGGCGTGCAGTGACCTTGTTTCCCGAGACCTCCAAGGCGGAAGCGAAAGTCACCTGCGGGAGGGCCAACCGCTCGGCCAACTGGGCAGGAACCAGGGACGTCTCGCCGTCAGTGGACGCCATTCCGGTCACCACCAGGTCAACAGGACGGCCATCGGCGGAGATGTGCCGGATGGCTTCAGCCAAGGCCAGGGAAGTGGCAGCGGCGTCGGATCCCGCCAGGGCGTCATCACTGAGGTGAACACCGGAGGAAGCACCGATCTGAAGCGACTTCTTCACCGCGTTGACCGCACCGGACGGGCCCATGCTCAAGGCAATGACCTCGTTACCGGCCTTGGGACCGCCGCGCTCTTCCGTGAGCTGCAGCGCCGCTTCCAAAGCGTATTCGTCCAGTTCGGACAGGATGCTCTCATCGCGGTCGGTTGTGTTGTCAGGGCCCGTGATGTGCCGGTCAAACTGCGCGTCAGGGACGTGCTTGACCAGAACGACAATCTTCAATGTCTCTTCCACTGTCTTCGAAGCAGCCTTCCATGCTTGTGGACGGCCAACCGCAGCAGCGTGGCCGTGAATTGCCCAGCGCGTGGGCTCGTCCTAGCTAAGCATATTGCCTGCCAAAAACCACTCCCAGCGTTAAGCTCCGTTTCTGCGTCCCGCAGGGAAACGCACGACGACGGCCCGCACCCGCAGGTGCCGGCCGTCGTCGGACATCCATCCATGCGTAACCCTGGCGTGAGCCCCTACTGCTGGGCTGCGTCCAACGTAACCTCAACCTCTTGGGTCTGGCCGCCGCGGACAAGGGAAACCTTGACCTTGGCGCCCGCCGGCTGCTCCCGCACTGCGGCGGTCAACTGGTTGGGATCGCTGACGGTGTAGTCGCCGAACTTGGTGACAACATCGCCTGTTTTGATTCCGGCCTTGGCAGCAGCTGAGCCACTGGTCACCGAAGCGACCTCGGCTCCCACGGAGAACCCGGAGTCACTGCCCGTGGAGGACTTGGCCCGGACGGACACTCCGAACTGTCCGTGGCTGGCCTTGCCGGTATCGATGATCTCCTGGGCCACGCGCTTGGCGTGGTTGATGGGGATACTGAAGCCCACGCCGATGTTGCCGCTGGACGAATCCGACGTGCCGCTGCCGGCGGAGGCGATTGCCACGTTGACGCCGATGATCTCGCCCTTGTTGTTGACCAGGGCACCGCCCGAGTTGCCCGGGTTGATTGCGGCGTCGGTCTGGATCACATTGATGGCTATGGAGCCTTCATTGGCCGTGCTCTGGCTTTGGCTGCCGTTGGGGGGCGCGAACTGGAAGCCCTGGTCCCCACCCTGGGAGCTGTCGGTGCCCTCCTTGGGTGCTGCCGAGGACGCCACGCTGATGGTGCGGTTAAGGGTGGAGACAATTCCGTCCGTCACGGTGCCCGTGAGTCCCAACGGGGAGCCAATGGCGACGGCGGTGTCCCCCACGTTGATCTTGGACGAGTCACCCAGCGTGGCCGGAACCAGGCCGGAAGCGTTCTCCACCTTGATCACGGCGAGATCGGACAATGGATCCGTTCCCACCACCGTGGCCTTGAGGACCTTGCCATCGCTGGTCCTGACTTCAATTGCCGCGCTGGAAGTAGCACCATCCAGGGTGACCACGTGGGTGTTGGTGAGGATGTGGCCCTGGTCATCGAGGATGATTCCCGAGCCCGTGCCCCCTTCATTCCCGCTGGTCGCCTTGATGGTGACCACGCTGGGCGATGCCTTGGCCGCAGCAGCAGTGATGGCGTTGACGTCATCCTTGTTGTTCACAATGACGGTGCTGGACTGGTTTCCGCTGGCCGCCACCGGTGACGGGTTATCCCACAGCGCGTTGCTGCCGGCAACAACGCCGCCGCCAATCAAACCTGCCGCGAGCATGCTGGCAACAAGCGTCCCAACACCAAACGCCGGCTTCTTCTTTGTTGCAACCGACGACGGCTGGCCGGGGACATGTTGGCCGGAGACGTGCTGGCCGCCCGCTGCCTGCTGGTACAGGGGCTGGTTCGGGGTTGCAGCGAACTGGGACGCGTTCCCGTGCGGGGCTTCGCTGCCGTGCTGCGGATTGCTGTGCTGCGGATTATTGCCCTGCTGGGGTCCGTTGCCGGAGCCGTAGAACGGCTGGCGCTGAGGGTACGTGGGGCGCTGTCCGCCGTCATGTCCGGCGGCATTGGGATAGCCTTGCTGCGGCTGCTGCGCTGCGTAAGGCTGCTGCGCGGCGTAGGGCTGTTGCGCTGCGTGGGGCTGTTGCGCTGTAGGCGGCTGGAAGGCAGGAAGTGGGCTCGTGGCATGCGGGGCGGTGTTGGCCTCCGGAGCCTGGTGTGATTCGCTCGCCGGGTTCGCTTCAGCCTCATGGCCTGCGCCGTGGTCCGGCTGCGTCTGCCCTGACGGCCAGGCCGCGTGCTGCTGGGCGTTGTCGCTGCTGCCGGCCACCGACTGCGGCTCTGATGGCTCGCGGTTCTCGGGGGCCTTGCCCTGCTCTGGGTTCTCCGTCATGGGTCTTCCTTTCGTCCTCGTCTTCACTAACTATGTACCCCGTAACTGGAACAAACGATGACGTTCGCTGGGAGCTTCCTGAAAGATGCTACGTTCCATGCAGACCGGGCCAGAAAGGCCGAATAACGGACGGGGAGGGCATCTCTCTCCCATATTTCGCTGGTGGCATATTCGCGGCGGTGGACGGCCAATGGGGTGCACCATAGAATCAAGAGGAATTGCCACAGCGACCTGCGGCTTTACACCATGCGTGGGGGCGCTGAGCATCCTGTGACGATTGGTACGCCTTGTTCCAGTCGCAGACGTGCTGAAGGGTTGCACATGCGGTCAATAGTTAAACGCGTACTCGCTGTCATCGGCGTGGCTGGAGTGTTGGCCCTACCGGCCGGCGCAGCTTTTGCTGCCGATCCCGTGACGATTCCATCCGGGCAGAACATCGTCGACGACGCCAATGTCCTGGGTAGCCGCAAGGGCGAAGTTCAGGACGCCATTCAAAAGACACTCAAGGACCACAAGTACAACTTGTACGTCGTGACGGTGGACTCGTTCACCAATCCTTCTGACCCCAAGGCTTGGACCAAGGCTGTGGCCGACAACCGGGGCATGGGCAAGCCGGACGCCATTCTGGCGATCTCCACGGCCGGCCAGTACAACTTCGCCCTGAACTCCGGCAGCGGCATTTATTCCAAGCAATCCGCCATCGCACAGAATGCCGTGGTACCGAACCTGGCCGGAGGCAAGAAGGACTACGCCCAGGCAGCGATCGATACCGCTGCGGCCATCGGTGATGCCGCAGGCGGTGGCAGCGGCACCGTGCCCAGCGGCAACGCCGGTGCAGGCGTGCTGGTGGGAGTCGGTGTCGTCGCCGCTGGTGGCGCCGGAACATACCTGTACCTGCGAAACCGTCGCAAGAAGAACGGCAACCAGGCCGTCAGCGCCAGCTACGGACCCCAGGGCGAGCAGCTCGACCCCCTTGCCGGTTTGAGCATCCCCGAACTCCGCCAGAAGAGCGGTTCGCTGTTGATCGAAGCTGACGACGCCATCAAGTCCAGCGAACAGGAACTGGGGTTCGCCCAGGCCCAGTACGGCGACTCCGCCATTGGCAACTTCTCCAAGGCATTGGAAGAAGCAAAGGCCCACATGACGGAATCCTTCAAGCTTCAGCAGCAACTCGACGACCACCTTCCCGACACAGAGGAACAGCAGCGCACATGGCTCGGCGAGATCATTCGCCGATCCGAGGCCGCCCTGGCCTCACTCCGGGATCAGAAGGCCGACTTCGATTCCCTTCGCGAGTTGGAGAAGAACGCTCCCCAGGCCCTCGCCGCCGTGAACACCGGCGCGCGTGAGGCTGACTCACGGATTGCCAATGCCGAACAGTCACTGCAGGGCCTTCGGGAGAAGTACGCCGAATCAGCCCTCACCCAGGTGTCGGACAATATCCTTCAAGCGAAGGAACGGCTGGCCTTCGTCCAGAATGCTGCCAACGCGGCACAGGAAAAGCTGTCCGTCGGCGAGAACAGCCTCGCTGCGGTGGCTGTCCGTGCAGCGGAGGAGAGCCTTCACCAGACCAATGTCCTCATCGACGCCATCACCAAGACCGCTGGGAGCCTGGACGAAGCCCGCAATTCCCTTGAGGGGGCTGTCGCTGAGACCAGCCAGGACCTGGCCCAGGCCAGGGCCATGATCCAGTCCGGAGCGCACCCCGAGCTTGCCGGCCCCGTGGCCGGTGTCGAGTCGGCGCTGGCCCAAGTAAAGACGGAGATTCAGGGCGGCAAGATCGATCCGATCGCCACGCTCAGCCGTGTTGAGTCGGCCCACCAGGCCTTGGATCAGTCGCTTTCCGGCATCCGTGACCAGCAGGAACAGGCCCGACGTGCGCAGGCTTCGCTCCAGCAGACCATCATGGCTGCCCAGTCCCAGATCAGCGCGACGTCGGATTACATCACCGCGCGGCGCGGCGGCGTAGGTACTGAGGCCCGCACCCGTCTTGCCGAAGCACAACGCAACCTGGACTATTCGTTGTCCATCTCCCGCAATGACCCGGTGACTGCTTTGACCTACGCCCAGCAAGCACACCAGCTGGCCGCACAGGCGGCGCAACTCGCCCAGTCGGATGTGGACCAGTTCGGTCACGCTGACCAGGGCTACAGCCGCGGTGGCATGTTCGGCGGCGGCGGTGGTGGTGGAGGCCTGGGTGGCGCCATCCTGGGCGGCATCCTCATCAACTCGATCCTCAACGGAGGAAGCGGCGGATGGGGCGGCGGCCACAGCGACGGCGGCGGCGGAGGATTCTTCGGCGGCGACTCCGGAGGTGGCGACTTTGGTGGCGGCGGAGGCGGCGACTTCGGTGGCGGCGACTCCGGTAGCTTCTAGAGAGTTCAAGAAGACTAAGTGGGTCCAATCCCCCACATAGAAGCGGTACAACATCTGATCACTGACTTCAGTGGAACCACTGAGCAGGACGAAAGGCAACACCATGGTTAAGCAGTCCATTTTCGGCAGGATCTCGCAGCTCGCCAAGGCCAACATCAATGCGTTGCTGGACCAGGCCGAGGATCCGCAGAAGATGCTGGACCAGATGGTCCGCGACTACACGAACAACATTGCCGAGGCGGAGTCGGCAGTGGCGCAGACCATCGGCAACCTCCGTATGCTGCAGGCCGATTACAACGAGGACATCAAGAATGCGCAGGACTGGGGCAACAAGGCCCTGGCCGCCTCGCGCAAGGCAGACGAGTACCGTACCTCAGGAAATGCAGCTGACGCCCAGAAGTTCGACAACCTCGCGAAGGTCGCCATCCAGCGCCAGATGACTGCAGAGTCTGAAGCACGTACGGCAGAGCCCAGCATTGCTTCGCAGACCGAAGTTGTGGACAAGCTCAAGACCGGTCTTGACCAGATGAAGAACAAGCTGAACCAGCTCACCGCCAAGCGCAACGAACTGGTGGCACGCTCCAAGACCGCCGCCGCGCAGTCCCAGGTTCACGATGCCCTCAAGAGCATCGACATCATGGACCCCACCAGCGAGGTTGGACGCTTCGAAGAGAAGATCCGCCGCGAAGAAGCCAAGGTGCTTGGCCAGCAGGAACTTGCCAGCTCCAGCTTGGACGCACAGTTCAACCAGCTGGAAGACCTTGGAGAGCAGACCGAAATTGAGGCACGCTTGGCGGCTCTCAAGTCCGGTGGGTCCAAGCCTGCCATCGGCGCAGGGGCCCCGGCATCACAAGGTTCCACTATTGACGAAGCCGATTTCGACAAGCTCTAAGCTGTAACCAAGCACAGAGTCCCTCCAAGGGCCGGATCCTCTCCAGGGTCCGGCCCCTGGCGTTTAACCACCCGGAAGCTAACCCGTCTCCGGCGGTGAAGTCCTTCCGGGACTGGCATCGGTGGCTACCTCAGCACGGATCTCGAAACCTTTGGGGTGGAAGTACGTCACGGTGCATTCCAGCACCTCCCCATGGGGTCCCAGGGTGGTCCGCTCCAGCCGTGGCACCATGGCAAAGCCCCGGACATTCAGGGCATCCGCAAGATGATCCGGCGGTGCATGCATGGTCACGGTGATTTCCGCCCGGTGCAGCGGCTTCAGGGTCCTGTCCTGGATGACCTGGTAGATGGAGTTCCGCTCAGCATCCGCCAGGCTTATGTGGCGGCCTATGTGTGAAGGAATAAAGATTTCCGCTATGGCGTAGGGCCATCCGGCACTTGAGTAGGACCTCCGGATCACCAGCACGAGGTTGTCATCCGAGACCAGCTTGGACGGAACGGAGCCATCCTTCTCCATCCACTTGTACTCAATGAGGCCCTTGACCGTCTTCATGCCGGCTGCGGTGAACGTCTCCATGAAGGGTGCAAGCCGGTTGAGCATCTTCACGGGTCGCTGGGCCATCACGAAGGTTCCCTTGCCTTGCCTTCGCACCAACAGGCCCTTCACCACCAGCTTCTCGATGGCCTTGCGGACGGTGGTCCGACTGATCCCGAAATCGTCCATCAGGGACTCTTCCGTGGGGATGCGTGCTCCGGGATCCAACCGGCTGATCTGTTCAGTCAGGACGTCTGCCACCTGCTGATAGACCGCCACCGGGCTGTCCCGCTGCAAAATACGGCTACCGTTGCCCTGCACATAGTCGTCATTGACCAAGGAGGCCTTCCCTTTCATCCCGCACCCTGCAATTCGGAACCGATGCTAGCACCGGACGCACCACGGGCACCTTAAACAAAAGATCCGGACCAGTAATCTGGTCCGGATCTTTTCTCCAGTTGCGGGGACAGGATTTGAACCTGTGACCTCTGGGTTATGAGCCCAGCGAGCTACCGAACTGCTCCACCCCGCGTCGCAAGAACTACTCTACCCCACCCACCGGGGACGCAATGACCATATGGGGCCCAACGTGCCGCAGATCACGATTCCATCGGAGCGCCTCATCGAGGTGCCGAAGACGCTTAAACAAAAGATCCGGACCAGTAATCTGGTCCGGATCTTTTCTCCAGTTGCGGGGACAGGATTTGAACCTGTGACCTCTGGGTTATGAGCCCAGCGAGCTACCGAACTGCTCCACCCCGCGTCGCAAGAACAACATTACCGTCCGGTGAATGGCAGACCAAATCGAGACGACGTGATGTGCATCTCGCCAAAGGAAAAGGCCGGCATCCGCTCCCCTGGGAACGAATGCCGGCCTTCTATCTACTGCTGTTTGTCACTTACTCGGCGAGGGCGAAGGTGACGGCGTCGCGCTCGGAGAAGCTGACGGCGTCGCACTTGCGTCAGGAGTGCCACCCAAGCGGTTCTCCGCGTCCAGTGCCTTCTTCAAGGCGTCTGACAACTTGGTCTGCTGGGTGCCGTACCCTGCGAAGTCGCCCTTGGCCAAGGCGGCCTGACCATCCTGGATCGCCTTGTTGGCCTCGTCCAGTGCTGCCTTGAGGTCAGCCTTGGCGTCGGTCGGGCCCGTCGGCGGGGTGGTGGTGCCCGGCGGCGCAGTGGGTGTCTGGCCGTTGTTGGCAACATCGCCGGCTGCAGCGCCGGAGTCTCCACCGAACAACTGGTTCAATGCCTCATCCAGCGTTGGTGCAAACCCGATCTTGTCACCGAAAGCCACCAGCACACGCTGCAACGTGGGGTAGGACGTCTCACCGGTGGACTTCAGGTAGACGGGCTGCACATAGAGCAAGCCGCCGCCCACAGGGAGCGTGAGCAGGTTGCCGTTCAGCACATCCGAAGCGCCTTGTCGCAGAAGGTTAAGCGCCTGCGACACCGTGGGATCGGAGTTGAACTTGTTCTGGGCCTGTCCCGGACCAGGAACCTGCGTGTCCGTGGGCAACTGCAGGAGTCTCAGCTGTCCGTAACTGTCCGCTTTGACGCCCTTGACGTTGCCGGCATCGGAATCAGCTGCCAGGAATCCGTAGAGGATGTTCCTTGCGCTGCCGTTGACGGTTTGCGGGATGAAGGACGAGGTCAGCTGGAACGCCGGCTTGTCCTGGTCAGGCATCTGGAGCGACATGTAGAACGGGGGCTGCTTGACGGCCTCCGAGACCGTGGGATCGTTGGGAACGCTCCACGCATCGTTGTTCTGGTAGAAGCTGTCCGGATCCGTCACGTGGTACCGGCCCAGCAGTTCACGCTGCACCTTGAACAGGTCTTCCGGGTAACGGACGTGGCTCATCAAATCGCCGGACATCTCCGAGTACGGCTTAATGACCGTGGGGAAGACCTTCTGCCAGGCTTTCAGGATGGGATCCTGATCGTCCCAGGCGTAGAGGCTCACCGAACCGTCATAGGCATCCACTGTCGCCTTGACCGAGTTGCGGATGTAGTTCACGGAACTGTTCGGCAATGCGACGGTACGGCCCGCACTGGTCTGGGAATCCGCGGTGGCATTCTGCAACTGCTGCGGCTGCGAATACGGGAAGTACTGGCTGGTGGTGTAGCCATCCACGATCCACTTCACGCGACCGTCAACAACGGCCGGGTAGGCATTGCCGTCAACAGTCAGGTACGGGGCCAGCTTCTCCACACGTTCGCGGGGGTTGCGCTCATACAGAATCTGCGACTCGGCATTCACGCCATCGGACAGCAATAGGTCCGACGATTGGAACTTGATGGAGTAGAGGAGACGGTTCAGCCAGTTCCCGACGTTGGGCCCACCGTTGCCATTGAAGGTGTACTGTGTTTCGCCGCCACCTTCACGACCGGCGGGGCGGTCCTGTTCGCGGTTCGGCGCACCGTCCGGTGCTCCCACGATCGAGTACTCCGGGGAGTTTTCGCCGAAGTAGATCCGGGGCTCATACGTGGTGTCGTTGCCCAGAACGCCGTTCGAAGGAATTCCGGACTGCAGGAATTCCGGCTTTCCATCGGCAGTGAACTTGTTGCCCTTTGCTGCCACAACGCCGTAGCCGTGGGTGTAGACAATGTGCCTGTTGACCCACGTCTGCTGGTTGGCGCTCAGGCCGTCCGGGTTGAGTTCGCGGACTGCAATCACCGTGTCCTGGACCTTGCCGTCCACAACATAGCGGTCGACGTTCAGGGTCTGCGGGAACTGGTAATACGGCCGGAACTGCTCAAGCTGGGCAAAGGCCGACGAGATAAGGTTCGGGTCCAAGAGGCGGATGTTTGCCGTCGTCTGGGCATCGGCAGCCAAGGCACCAGTGGTAGCGGTGGTGGTGGCGTTGTAAGCCGAGACATCGATCTTGTCCAGGCCGTACGCCGCCCGCGTCATCTTGATGTTCCGGTCAATGAACTCCTTTTCCAAGGTGTTCTCAGACGGGCGGACCTGGAACTGCTGGATCACCCAGGGGTAAACGCCTCCGGCCAGGATCGCCGTGATGACCAGCATCGCGGTTCCGATGACCGGCAAGCGCCAGCGCCCGATCACTGCGGCAATGATGAAGAGAATCGCAACCAATGCCGCGGCCACCGCCAGAATGGCCTTGGTGGGAATCACTGCGTTGACGTCCGTGTAGAGCGCACCGGCCCAGCGGCCGGAGTTGCTTTGGACCGTTGTGTACCTGTCCAGCCAGAAGTTGATGCCAAGCAGCACCAGGAAAATGGCACCAGTGACGGCGATGTGGATCTGGGCGGCGCGGCTGGTGAAGATGCCGCGCTCCAGGAGCCTGATGCTGCCGTAGAGGTAGTGCGTGAGGATTCCGGCGACCCCGGCCACAACGGCAATGCTGATCAGGAACCCGGTGACGAACCCCAGGAACGGCAGCGACATCAGGTAGAAGCTGATGTCCAGGTTGAACAGAGGATCTGTCTGTCCAAACGGTTCCTGATTGAAGAAGAGCAAGGCCTTCTGCCACTGGCTGGCGGCCGCACTACCGGCGAACAGACCGAACAAGACGGGGAGTCCGATCATCACAACGCGGCGGACAGGCTCGAGTTGGGCCTGGTAGCGGTTCAGGTTGTCACGGGCCTCAGCGTCCGGGGCATAGACAGGACGGGACCTGTAAGCAATCCGGATGGCGAAGAAGACCGCTGCAAACATCATGGCGAAACCGATGAGGAACGTGATGATCCTGGCAAGGTTTTCGCGGAGATAAACTTCGAAGAATCCTAGCTGCTGGTACCAGAGCACGTCTGTCCAGACATTGGCGAAGAAAATGAACCCGACGACGACCACTGCCACGACAATGAGCGTTGGCGTCAGGGCACCTCGTCTCAGGGGTGATCTTCCGGGCGGGTTGGTGCTGGCGGGACGGGACAAGCTCGGTA includes:
- a CDS encoding gluconokinase — protein: MAKTAQQPVLVIMGVSGSGKSTVAGVLAGKLGWDLAEGDDLHPEANVAKMQAGQALTDEDRWPWLDIIAGWIKDHTAAGVPAIITCSALKRKYRDVLRAEGVVFVFLQGSKDKISDRLASRHGHFMPPSLLESQFDALEEPTADEDHISLCVSASPAEEADEVIERLGLEAVGAGSGSTAP
- a CDS encoding PIG-L deacetylase family protein codes for the protein MSTGTASAKSPFDASTERVERVLCFTAHPDDIDFGAAGTIAAWTAAGVQVIYCIMTDGDAGGFDPADRDKITELRAGEQQRAAAMVGVHDIHYLHERDGYLEPSHSVIKKVVKLIREVRPDIVLTMHPERNWDRLQKSHPDHLAAGEIVTRAVYPAVENPFAYPELAEAGLEAYKLPWLWFITSPDARENHFVDVSCHVDAKLEAIRVHASQHPDLEAMERVVRTLMCRNAERGGLPAGASAEAFHVVPVNGPSTIAGF
- a CDS encoding electron transfer flavoprotein subunit alpha/FixB family protein, yielding MANALVFIDNPGAALKKSSLELLTIARSLGETAVVVSGELNDDVAATLGAYGATAIYRPSLTTLDEYLVAPKAAFIASAVAAAGATAVLLDNSPEGKEIAARLGIRLSAGVITDVVGVDADGTAHKSVLAGSYTTKAKATTPVTVLSVKANNVEPEEASVPAAPAAVTVEVPAEALSVSARVAARAEKPVSGRPDLSEARIVVAGGRGVDGDFGPLEELADALGAAVGASRAATDAGWIGHDAQVGQTGVTVSPQLYISAGISGAIQQKAGMQTSKVIVAINKDAESPVFEIADYGIVGDLFTVLPQATAEIKKRKA
- a CDS encoding electron transfer flavoprotein subunit beta/FixA family protein, producing the protein MKIVVLVKHVPDAQFDRHITGPDNTTDRDESILSELDEYALEAALQLTEERGGPKAGNEVIALSMGPSGAVNAVKKSLQIGASSGVHLSDDALAGSDAAATSLALAEAIRHISADGRPVDLVVTGMASTDGETSLVPAQLAERLALPQVTFASALEVSGNKVTARRDAGHYSETIEAQLPAVVSVTDQINEPRYPNFKGILAAKKKKIVSLSLADIGLDASQVGLAGSWTVVESAEERPPRTAGTIITDEGDAGIKLVDFLAAQKLL
- a CDS encoding trypsin-like peptidase domain-containing protein, which codes for MTENPEQGKAPENREPSEPQSVAGSSDNAQQHAAWPSGQTQPDHGAGHEAEANPASESHQAPEANTAPHATSPLPAFQPPTAQQPHAAQQPYAAQQPYAAQQPQQGYPNAAGHDGGQRPTYPQRQPFYGSGNGPQQGNNPQHSNPQHGSEAPHGNASQFAATPNQPLYQQAAGGQHVSGQHVPGQPSSVATKKKPAFGVGTLVASMLAAGLIGGGVVAGSNALWDNPSPVAASGNQSSTVIVNNKDDVNAITAAAAKASPSVVTIKATSGNEGGTGSGIILDDQGHILTNTHVVTLDGATSSAAIEVRTSDGKVLKATVVGTDPLSDLAVIKVENASGLVPATLGDSSKINVGDTAVAIGSPLGLTGTVTDGIVSTLNRTISVASSAAPKEGTDSSQGGDQGFQFAPPNGSQSQSTANEGSIAINVIQTDAAINPGNSGGALVNNKGEIIGVNVAIASAGSGTSDSSSGNIGVGFSIPINHAKRVAQEIIDTGKASHGQFGVSVRAKSSTGSDSGFSVGAEVASVTSGSAAAKAGIKTGDVVTKFGDYTVSDPNQLTAAVREQPAGAKVKVSLVRGGQTQEVEVTLDAAQQ
- a CDS encoding TPM domain-containing protein, with translation MRSIVKRVLAVIGVAGVLALPAGAAFAADPVTIPSGQNIVDDANVLGSRKGEVQDAIQKTLKDHKYNLYVVTVDSFTNPSDPKAWTKAVADNRGMGKPDAILAISTAGQYNFALNSGSGIYSKQSAIAQNAVVPNLAGGKKDYAQAAIDTAAAIGDAAGGGSGTVPSGNAGAGVLVGVGVVAAGGAGTYLYLRNRRKKNGNQAVSASYGPQGEQLDPLAGLSIPELRQKSGSLLIEADDAIKSSEQELGFAQAQYGDSAIGNFSKALEEAKAHMTESFKLQQQLDDHLPDTEEQQRTWLGEIIRRSEAALASLRDQKADFDSLRELEKNAPQALAAVNTGAREADSRIANAEQSLQGLREKYAESALTQVSDNILQAKERLAFVQNAANAAQEKLSVGENSLAAVAVRAAEESLHQTNVLIDAITKTAGSLDEARNSLEGAVAETSQDLAQARAMIQSGAHPELAGPVAGVESALAQVKTEIQGGKIDPIATLSRVESAHQALDQSLSGIRDQQEQARRAQASLQQTIMAAQSQISATSDYITARRGGVGTEARTRLAEAQRNLDYSLSISRNDPVTALTYAQQAHQLAAQAAQLAQSDVDQFGHADQGYSRGGMFGGGGGGGGLGGAILGGILINSILNGGSGGWGGGHSDGGGGGFFGGDSGGGDFGGGGGGDFGGGDSGSF
- a CDS encoding PspA/IM30 family protein — encoded protein: MVKQSIFGRISQLAKANINALLDQAEDPQKMLDQMVRDYTNNIAEAESAVAQTIGNLRMLQADYNEDIKNAQDWGNKALAASRKADEYRTSGNAADAQKFDNLAKVAIQRQMTAESEARTAEPSIASQTEVVDKLKTGLDQMKNKLNQLTAKRNELVARSKTAAAQSQVHDALKSIDIMDPTSEVGRFEEKIRREEAKVLGQQELASSSLDAQFNQLEDLGEQTEIEARLAALKSGGSKPAIGAGAPASQGSTIDEADFDKL
- a CDS encoding GntR family transcriptional regulator, with the translated sequence MKGKASLVNDDYVQGNGSRILQRDSPVAVYQQVADVLTEQISRLDPGARIPTEESLMDDFGISRTTVRKAIEKLVVKGLLVRRQGKGTFVMAQRPVKMLNRLAPFMETFTAAGMKTVKGLIEYKWMEKDGSVPSKLVSDDNLVLVIRRSYSSAGWPYAIAEIFIPSHIGRHISLADAERNSIYQVIQDRTLKPLHRAEITVTMHAPPDHLADALNVRGFAMVPRLERTTLGPHGEVLECTVTYFHPKGFEIRAEVATDASPGRTSPPETG